In the genome of Montipora foliosa isolate CH-2021 chromosome 3, ASM3666993v2, whole genome shotgun sequence, one region contains:
- the LOC137994136 gene encoding uncharacterized protein, with protein MIIGSRQRLKTLPHSPSLKIDWAPISQVPSTKSLGVYIDENLTWFVLIENLSKKIASGIGALKRIRPFVPHKTLLFIYNSLVKPHFDYCNVVWGSCNKTLVNKLQKLQNRAARVLTSSTFDTSTEYLFQLLSWRKLESQRQIQKACMVYKSLNGLAPGYLRSRFVERSAVTDYSLRNTKDKLAVPLPHTNFLENSFRYSGAVLWNSLPTHVRQARTLESFPAGCSGFF; from the coding sequence ATGATAATTGGTTCTCGGCAAAGATTGAAAACACTTCCCCATTCCCCCTCTCTAAAAATTGACTGGGCCCCGATAAGTCAGGTACCAAGCACCAAATCTCTCGGTGTTTATATCGATGAAAACCTGACCTGGTTTGTGCTCATTGAGAATCTATCTAAGAAGATTGCTTCTGGCATTGGGGCCCTGAAGCGTATTCGACCTTTTGTCCCGCACAAAACACtgctatttatttacaattctttggtgaaacctcattttgattattgtaacgttGTTTGGGGTAGCTGTAACAAAACTCTTGTcaataaactccaaaaactaCAGAACCGTGCTGCCAGAGTCCTGACCTCTTCTACTTTTGACACTAGTACTGAATACCTTTTTCAATTGTTGAGCTGGAGAAAGCTTGAATCTCAGCGTCAGATACAAAAAGCTTGCATGGTATATAAATCTCTGAATGGACTCGCACCAGGTTATCTTCGATCTAGATTTGTTGAGCGTAGCGCCGTTACCGATTATTCTCTTCGTAACACTAAAGATAAACTTGCTGTTCCCCTACCCCACACCAACTTTCTTGAGAACAGTTTCAGATATAGTGGTGCGGTGTTATGGAATAGTCTGCCAACTCATGTGCGGCAGGCTAGGACTCTAGAATCCTTTCCCGCTGGCTGCAGCGGCTTCTTTTAG